In a single window of the Lacerta agilis isolate rLacAgi1 chromosome 15, rLacAgi1.pri, whole genome shotgun sequence genome:
- the BLMH gene encoding bleomycin hydrolase — MSLPGLSLKKSSAFAQALKAEPRYLLAQNVATCADPLEVCLERAVVQDTLQVFQHVVPAEGKPITNQKNSGRCWIFSCLNVMRLPFMKKFNTEEFEFSQSYLFFWDKVERCYYFLHAYVETAQKKEPVEGRLVQFLLSNPCNDGGQWDMLVNLIEKYGVVPKKVFPESHTTEASRRMNDILNHKMREYCLRLRNMVETGCNKDELSAAVDTMIEEVFRIVTICLGSPPDSFCWEFYDKEKAYHKIGPISPLQFYKEHVKPIFDMESKVCLVNDPRPQNQYNQLYTVEYLSNMVGGRKTLYNNQPIELLKKLAAASIRDGEAVWFGCDVGKHFNSKLGINDMNIFNHNLVFGVSVKNMNKDERLIFGDSLMTHAMVITAFTEKPEQEGCFEKWRVENSWGEDRGNKGYLIMTDDWFSEYVYEVVVDRKHVPEDVLAVMQQEPVVLPAWDPMGALAK; from the exons ATGAGTCTCccag GGTTGAGCCTGAAAAAATCTTCAGCTTTCGCCCAAGCCCTGAAAGCTGAACCCCGGTACTTGTTGGCCCAGAATGTGGCCACGTGCGCAGACCCCCTGGAGGTGTGCCTGGAGCGGGCCGTGGTGCAGGACACGCTGCAGGTCTTCCAGCACGTGGTACCTGCTGAAGGGAAGCCTATCACCAATCAGAAGAACTCAG GACGCTGCTGGATCTTCTCCTGCCTGAACGTGATGCGCCTCCCCTTCATGAAGAAGTTCAACACGGAGGAGTTCGAGTTCAGCCAGTCGTACCTCTTCTTCTGGGACAAG GTTGAACGGTGTTACTACTTCTTGCATGCATATGTGGAAACGGCTCAGAAGAAGGAGCCCGTGGAGGGGAGGCTGGTGCAGTTCCTGCtctccaacccctgcaatgatGGCGGGCAGTGGGACATGCTCGTCAACCTCATTG AAAAATACGGCGTAGTCCCCAAGAAGGTTTTCCCTGAATCACACACCACTGAGGCCTCCAGACGAATGAATGACATTCTGAACCACAAG ATGCGAGAGTATTGCCTCCGGCTGAGGAATATGGTAGAGACTGGATGCAACAAGGACGAGCTCTCTGCAGCCGTGGACACCATGATAGAGGAG GTGTTCAGAATAGTGACCATCTGCCTGGGCAGCCCTCCGGACTCCTTCTGCTGGGAGTTCTACGATAAGGAGAAGGCCTACCACAAGATCGGGCCAATCTCGCCCCTGCAGTTCTACAAAGAGCACGTCAAGCCCATCTTCGACATGGAAAGCAAG GTTTGCCTGGTGAATGACCCTCGGCCCCAGAACCAATACAACCAGCTTTACACGGTGGAGTACCTGAGTAACATGGTGGGGGGCAGGAAGACTCTTTACAACAACCAGCCCATCGAGCTCCTGAAGAAACTGGCTGCCGCTTCTATTCGGGATGGAGAG GCCGTGTGGTTTGGTTGTGATGTTGGGAAGCACTTCAACAGCAAACTGGGCATCAATGACATGAATAT ATTTAACCACAATCTGGTGTTTGGCGTGTCTGTCAAGAACATGAACAAGGACGAGCGGCTGATCTTTGGGGATTCGCTGATGACCCACGCCATGGTCATTACTGCCTTCACTGAGAAG CCAGAGCAAGAGGGTTGCTTTGAAAAATGGCGCGTGGAGAACTCATGGGGCGAAGACCGCGGGAATAAAG gttacCTGATCATGACTGATGACTGGTTCTCCGAGTACGTCTACGAAGTGGTGGTGGACAGGAAGCATGTGCCAGAGGACGTCTTAGCTGTGATGCAGCAGGAGCCAGTTGTCTTGCCTGCATGGGACCCCATGGGCGCTCTGGCTAAGTga
- the TMIGD1 gene encoding transmembrane and immunoglobulin domain-containing protein 1, with amino-acid sequence MASGGMVGILCRTPLFIFALLPCAVTGTHLAINGNTTGYHLSTKPGVAESLVCTVHNNSQGEELLWFRGDTQVDLKDGNKVNASSVCIYPVAVDDNGVSFTCKLARDGSVMISVVLDVRFPPILSGEDLSPQEEQTDVTLDCHTKANPPAQMAWYKDNSILTLEKSRHHIYQTSELFQLTIAKAQISDNGIYTCVASLGGITEKMDFHLTVEGGKLPFPTEAVIAAAVVVFFTILFGIVARWKRIAKCFGIGCNSSSNTSL; translated from the exons ATGGCCTCAGGGGGGATGGTAGGCATCCTTTGCAGGACACCTCTCTTCATCTTTGCACTTTTGCCTTGTGCTGTCACAG gcacCCATCTGGCTATCAATGGCAACACTACTGGCTACCATCTGTCAACAAAGCCAGGTGTGGCAGAGTCCCTCGTGTGCACAGTGCACAATAACAGCCAGGGAGAAGAGCTGCTCTGGTTCCGAGGGGACACGCAGGTCGACCTGAAAGATGGAAACAAAGTGAATGCCAGCAGCGTCTGCATCTACCCCGTCGCTGTGGATGACAACGGAGTTTCCTTTACCTGCAAGTTGGCCCGAGATGGATCTGTCATGATCTCTGTGGTCCTGGATGTCCGTT TTCCCCCCATCCTCAGCGGAGAAGACCTTTCCCCACAGGAAGAACAGACTGATGTGACACTGGATTGCCACACAAAGGCCAACCCTCCTGCTCAGATGGCCTGGTATAAGGACAACAGCATTCTGACCCTGGAGAAATCCCGTCACCACATTTATCAGACCAGCGAGCTCTTTCAGTTGACCATTGCAAAGGCCCAGATATCCGACAATGGGATATACACCTGTGTGGCTAGTTTGGGTGGGATTACAGAGAAGATGGATTTCCACCTGACGGTTGAAG GAGGGAAGCTCCCTTTCCCAACGGAGGCTGTCATTGCTGCAGCTGTGGTCGTTTTTTTCACTATCCTTTTTGGCATTGTGGCTCGATGGAAGCGGATTGCAAAG tgcttTGGGATAGGGTGCAACTCGTCAAGCAACACGTCTCT GTGA